The following proteins are encoded in a genomic region of Acipenser ruthenus chromosome 4, fAciRut3.2 maternal haplotype, whole genome shotgun sequence:
- the LOC117400763 gene encoding tumor necrosis factor receptor superfamily member 11B-like has protein sequence MGVVSKRSHQAVTSAGTMKFTNWYCTHVLLFAVSFTWALHEIPAPTYQHWDPVTSHFFTCDQCPPGTFVQHHCNANRKTVCSPCPAHHYSENWHWDEKCQYCTVVCKEKQNFQHECNSTHNRLCKCMEGYHLEIEFCIKHSSCHSGYGVKKPGTSEDDTVCERCPEGYYSNELSATKPCIKHTNCAELGLRTSSPGTATCDAVCDTNEKDSSFPYFHNQLVCYTDITLCEEVVFQFIASQGLPAYQLAMLMDSLPGQKVDGRNIEMVKKICNPKQQTIHLLKLWMHQNKDQNKIYNLIQDMNQCERAVSRCPGFKNLTMDHFNVVKESLPGNKVKEEDIRWIVKTCDPKQYIPQLLSLWKAQNADQDTANALSQSVKKLGSQKVPRKLLQSLRRIANIFNSSAIHRIYQKMFLEIIKGSKSLKAKSLNE, from the exons ATGGGTGTAGTTAGCAAGAGGTCACATCAGGCTGTCACATCAGCCGGCACAATGAAATTTACAAACTGGTACTGCACACATGTCCTG TTGTTTGCTGTCTCATTTACTTGGGCTCTCCATGAGATACCGGCCCCAACATATCAGCACTGGGATCCGGTAACATCTCACTTTTTTACCTGTGACCAATGCCCTCCTGGTACTTTTGTTCAACATCACTGCAATGCAAATAGAAAGACCGTGTGCTCACCCTGTCCAGCGCATCACTATTCAGAGAACTGGCATTGGGATGAAAAGTGCCAGTACTGCACTGTGGTGTGCAAGGAGAAGCAGAACTTTCAACATGAGTGCAACAGTACACACAACCGGCTCTGCAAATGCATGGAGGGCTATCATCTTGAAATTGAATTCTGTATAAAACATAGTTCCTGTCACTCTGGATATGGCGTAAAGAAGCCAG GTACATCAGAAGATGACACTGTTTGTGAGAGGTGCCCCGAGGGCTACTACTCAAATGAACTTTCAGCTACAAAACCCTGCATTAAACACACAAACTGTGCTGAACTAGGGTTAAGAACATCTTCTCCAGGAACTGCGACATGTGATGCGGTGTGTGATACGAATGAGAAAGACTCGTCATTTCCGTACTTTCATAATCAGCTTGTATGCTACACAG atATTACACTCTGTGAGGAGGTCGTGTTCCAGTTTATAGCATCTCAAGGTTTACCTGCTTATCAGCTGGCTATGTTAATGGACAGTTTGCCAGGTCAGAAAGTGGATGGCAGAAATATAGAAATGGTCAAAAAGATATGCAACCCCAAGCAACAGACTATTCATCTGTTAAAACTGTGGATGCACCAAAACAAAGACCAGAACAAAATCTACAACCTTATTCAAG ACATGAATCAATGTGAAAGAGCTGTTTCCAGGTGCCCAGGCTTTAAGAACTTGACAATGGACCATTTTAATGTAGTGAAGGAAAGTTTGCCAGGGAACAAGGTGAAGGAAGAGGATATCAGATGGATTGTGAAAACCTGTGATCCCAAGCAGTATATTCCCCAGCTCCTGAGTCTGTGGAAGGCACAGAATGCAGACCAAGATACTGCAAATGCGCTTTCTCAAAGCGTTAAGAAACTCGGATCCCAGAAAGTGCCGAGAAAGCTTCTGCAAAGCCTTAGGAGAATCGCAAACATTTTCAACAGCTCTGCAATACACAGAATTTACcagaaaatgtttttggaaatTATTAAGGGGAGTAAGAGTTTAAAAGCCAAATCCCTTAATGAATag